A part of Paenibacillus donghaensis genomic DNA contains:
- a CDS encoding sensor histidine kinase: protein MDRVSRRLANKLILLFTIIIILVVTSLTFISYGMLRKESVNNSIASTSSNLLLVGRNLESYLQGIEQLSLPQIAYDEFTYAILHESTDYASRMYVEDYLKNLYFSRKDLESAYLYIIKEHKYYYVTKENYNITVRSAEHPSIEQLPWYRKALASPFNRSYQSFVQGAGVKADSADYPINSEQSFMGYHRLLRSIVSREPQAVLSLYFNTTVTDEIMKDIPLSGGQHLMVVSPDNEPFVVDDAGFYQHSAGAGLLEQLVESPEGRATWSDGEQKYLVIYNIGHKEGWKLIKPIPYKEIYEAATTTRRLSLLIGLLFLIVSVVLVSFTSNRITNPLKNLSLQMKRFSTGGFDAKAQVEGRDEIAYLSRHFNKMVENTNELINERYKMKIVEKNAVLKALEAEINPHFLYNALQAISTKALKQGNEDVVEMVDNLALTLRYCISGKDVVPAREELRHIERYLALQKARFGSRMLVDYEWDESLMELKLPKLSIQTLVENCIKHGLEKVASPVTIVIGAHLAAGHAVISVQDNGPGFSSARLEQVLESLQIQWEDQGAGDAFIREEGQESIGLVNLNTRLKLLYGQEAGLVIISGGRGTIMEMRIPQGGTSNV from the coding sequence ATGGACCGTGTATCGCGGAGGCTGGCGAACAAGCTGATTCTCCTGTTCACGATTATTATTATCCTGGTTGTGACCTCGCTGACCTTCATCTCCTACGGGATGCTGCGCAAGGAATCGGTCAACAACAGCATTGCCAGTACCAGCAGTAATCTGCTGCTGGTGGGGCGCAATCTGGAGAGCTATCTGCAGGGCATTGAGCAGCTGTCGCTGCCGCAAATCGCCTACGACGAATTTACCTATGCGATCCTGCACGAATCCACAGACTATGCTTCCCGGATGTATGTCGAGGATTATCTCAAGAATCTGTATTTCTCGCGCAAGGATCTGGAATCGGCCTATCTGTACATTATCAAGGAGCATAAATACTATTATGTGACCAAAGAAAATTACAATATTACCGTCCGGTCAGCCGAGCATCCGTCCATCGAGCAGCTGCCCTGGTACCGCAAGGCGCTTGCCAGCCCGTTTAACCGTTCGTACCAGTCCTTTGTGCAGGGAGCTGGCGTGAAGGCAGACAGCGCAGATTATCCCATCAATAGCGAACAGAGCTTCATGGGCTATCACCGGCTGCTGCGCTCGATTGTGTCCAGAGAACCGCAGGCAGTGCTGTCGCTTTATTTTAATACCACGGTTACGGATGAGATTATGAAGGACATTCCGCTCAGCGGCGGCCAGCATCTGATGGTGGTCAGTCCGGACAATGAGCCGTTTGTGGTCGATGACGCCGGATTCTATCAGCACAGTGCGGGGGCCGGGCTGCTGGAACAGCTGGTGGAGAGCCCTGAGGGCCGCGCTACCTGGTCCGACGGCGAGCAGAAATATCTGGTGATCTACAATATTGGACACAAAGAGGGCTGGAAGCTGATCAAGCCGATTCCCTACAAGGAAATTTATGAAGCCGCGACAACGACGCGACGGCTGAGCCTGCTGATTGGTCTGCTGTTCCTGATCGTATCCGTGGTGCTGGTCAGCTTCACCTCCAACCGGATTACGAATCCCTTGAAGAATCTCTCGCTGCAGATGAAGCGCTTCAGTACGGGCGGCTTCGACGCGAAGGCACAGGTGGAGGGCAGAGATGAGATCGCTTACCTGTCCCGCCATTTCAACAAAATGGTCGAGAATACCAATGAGCTGATCAACGAACGCTACAAGATGAAGATCGTTGAGAAAAATGCCGTGCTCAAAGCGCTGGAGGCCGAGATTAACCCGCATTTTCTGTATAATGCGCTGCAGGCGATATCTACCAAGGCGCTGAAGCAGGGCAATGAGGATGTGGTGGAGATGGTGGATAATCTGGCGCTGACCCTGAGGTACTGCATCAGCGGCAAGGACGTCGTGCCGGCCAGAGAGGAGCTGCGTCATATTGAACGTTATCTGGCGCTGCAGAAGGCGCGGTTCGGCAGCAGAATGCTGGTTGACTATGAGTGGGACGAGTCGCTGATGGAGCTGAAGCTTCCCAAGCTGTCGATTCAGACGCTGGTGGAGAACTGCATCAAGCATGGGCTGGAGAAGGTCGCCAGCCCGGTCACGATTGTCATTGGTGCCCATCTGGCGGCTGGTCATGCGGTGATCTCCGTACAGGACAATGGACCTGGATTCAGCAGCGCAAGACTGGAGCAGGTGCTGGAATCGCTGCAGATTCAGTGGGAGGATCAGGGTGCGGGCGACGCCTTCATCCGTGAGGAAGGGCAAGAGAGCATTGGGCTGGTGAATTTAAATACCCGGCTGAAGCTGCTGTACGGGCAGGAAGCAGGCCTTGTTATTATCAGCGGCGGCAGGGGAACCATCATGGAGATGCGCATACCGCAGGGGGGAACAAGTAATGTATAA
- a CDS encoding response regulator transcription factor — protein sequence MYKVLIIDDEEPLREAIQILGDWQGLGVSEVLEATNGLAGLELLRQHRIDLALVDMKMPELNGVQLLQQLETEFPELLTIVISGYNDFEYTRQAIRSRVVDYLLKPVNRTDLNAALRKAMDVLEARRKQASDFISTNITLNMSLPKLKEKLYLSIIERSFKHQSNEALLPLIGAGSPGNFFAVGVWRVLNLEQVRRDRFHEDRELLHFALTNVINENSDGHFEAFSFPSPRSQREYIAIFTQKGGYEQDAAFLSVHQLRKSVSTLRELFGIEAAAGLGQPSGDMMKLADSYEQAHALLSALDLLELKGGSVAAAGSGSPPAQLKDTTALNVWLPMLRSALENGNISHAKSILGEITRKWSSSGYFSLAEADRVLREMSLLLKDVVAELNAGAGGLRDGEEPGSRSAPEGVLLDDFADFRQFEVRLLERLERCGAEIGRSLAGSRGGTLENIKAYIDNRYFENIRISMFTDKYFLSREYLMKLFKGKYGYGIHEYVQKVRMDKAKELLADPGLKIQDISERLGYKDKNYFSKAFRNYYECSPSEYRSQLPKNGE from the coding sequence ATGTATAAAGTACTGATTATCGATGATGAAGAACCACTGCGCGAGGCGATCCAGATTCTCGGAGACTGGCAGGGGCTTGGTGTATCGGAGGTGCTGGAGGCTACAAACGGCCTTGCGGGACTTGAACTGCTGCGCCAGCATCGTATCGACCTTGCCCTGGTGGACATGAAGATGCCGGAGCTGAACGGGGTGCAGCTGCTGCAGCAGCTGGAGACGGAATTTCCGGAACTGCTGACCATCGTCATTAGCGGCTACAATGATTTCGAATATACAAGGCAGGCGATCCGCTCCAGAGTGGTGGATTATTTGCTGAAGCCGGTCAACCGGACCGACCTGAATGCCGCGCTGCGCAAGGCGATGGATGTGCTGGAGGCCAGACGCAAGCAGGCGAGCGATTTCATCAGCACGAACATTACGCTGAATATGTCGCTGCCCAAGCTGAAAGAGAAGCTATATCTCTCGATCATTGAGCGCAGCTTCAAACACCAGTCTAATGAGGCACTGCTGCCCTTGATCGGGGCTGGTAGTCCGGGTAATTTCTTCGCGGTAGGCGTATGGCGTGTGCTTAATCTGGAGCAGGTGCGGCGGGACAGGTTCCATGAGGACCGCGAATTGCTGCATTTTGCGCTGACCAATGTCATTAACGAGAACAGCGACGGCCACTTCGAAGCCTTCAGCTTCCCCAGCCCCCGCAGCCAGCGGGAATATATCGCGATATTTACCCAAAAAGGCGGGTACGAACAGGATGCTGCCTTTCTGTCGGTCCATCAGTTGCGCAAGAGTGTATCCACCCTCCGCGAGCTGTTTGGCATTGAGGCCGCAGCCGGGCTGGGTCAGCCCTCCGGCGATATGATGAAGCTTGCCGATTCTTATGAGCAGGCACATGCCCTGCTTAGTGCGCTGGATCTGCTGGAGCTGAAGGGAGGTTCTGTCGCTGCTGCAGGCAGCGGCAGTCCACCGGCTCAGCTTAAGGATACAACGGCGCTGAATGTGTGGCTGCCGATGCTCCGCAGCGCTCTGGAGAACGGAAATATCAGTCATGCCAAGAGCATTCTGGGCGAAATTACACGCAAGTGGAGCAGCTCAGGTTATTTCAGCCTGGCAGAAGCCGATAGGGTGCTGCGAGAAATGAGCCTGCTGCTGAAGGATGTGGTGGCAGAGCTGAATGCCGGCGCAGGCGGACTGCGGGATGGGGAAGAGCCCGGATCGCGCAGCGCACCGGAGGGGGTGCTGCTGGACGATTTTGCCGACTTCAGGCAGTTTGAGGTCCGGCTGTTGGAGCGGCTGGAGCGCTGTGGTGCAGAAATCGGCAGATCGCTGGCGGGTAGCCGGGGAGGTACGCTGGAGAACATCAAGGCATATATAGACAACCGTTATTTCGAGAATATTAGAATATCGATGTTCACGGATAAATATTTCCTCAGCCGGGAATACCTAATGAAACTGTTCAAAGGGAAATATGGCTACGGCATCCATGAGTATGTGCAGAAGGTCAGAATGGACAAGGCCAAGGAGCTGTTGGCCGACCCCGGCCTGAAGATTCAGGATATCTCCGAGCGGCTGGGCTACAAGGACAAGAATTATTTCAGCAAGGCGTTCCGCAACTATTATGAATGCTCTCCCTCCGAATACCGCAGCCAGCTGCCGAAGAACGGAGAATAA
- a CDS encoding ABC transporter substrate-binding protein — MLKRVMALSASLVLFGGLLAGCGGNNAEPAAGGNAAAGGAAEEGKPVTINMFTASPEYTDAFNAYIAEYKKVKPNVSINLEIMQADYNTVLKSKIAAGSTPDVFQTTAGGDIDTFAEYSADLTNEPLAAAMTDAVRANMSSSDGKVLGLPIKGNLFVLMYNKKLLTDAGISELPKTTAQLDDTIAKLEAKGITPFANAYKEWWVWKHIFQHFVDAAAADAGSDAKTLVADFIAGKTTFQDHPVLNDNFFSFIDTTVKYGTDKPLERDSNAEVSDFALGKTAFMTGKGAWDEEAIKKITPDFDLGIMGYPVSEKAEQSQIITGADQALRINKDSAVAAETIEFFNWLYTSEYGKNWFSAVAKVIPPIKDAPMPDLQMPKEMEELLKTEKSGDLSVNYSLDTFHQKFGELMQAYIGGSKTKAQAIDEIQKAWIQFGSATQ; from the coding sequence ATGTTGAAAAGAGTTATGGCCTTGTCTGCAAGCCTGGTGCTATTCGGCGGGTTATTGGCAGGCTGCGGCGGCAATAATGCGGAGCCGGCAGCCGGTGGCAACGCAGCTGCGGGCGGTGCGGCGGAGGAAGGCAAACCAGTCACAATTAATATGTTCACGGCTTCTCCCGAATACACGGATGCATTTAATGCGTATATTGCCGAATACAAGAAGGTCAAACCCAATGTGTCGATCAATCTGGAGATTATGCAGGCTGACTATAATACGGTGCTGAAATCGAAAATTGCTGCAGGCAGCACGCCTGATGTGTTCCAGACCACGGCGGGCGGAGATATTGATACCTTCGCCGAATACAGCGCCGATCTGACGAATGAGCCGCTGGCGGCGGCCATGACCGACGCGGTCCGCGCCAACATGAGCTCCAGTGACGGCAAAGTGCTGGGACTGCCGATTAAGGGCAACCTGTTCGTACTGATGTACAATAAGAAGCTGCTGACGGACGCCGGAATCAGCGAGCTGCCGAAGACTACAGCTCAACTGGACGATACCATTGCGAAGCTTGAAGCCAAGGGGATCACCCCGTTCGCGAACGCTTATAAAGAGTGGTGGGTCTGGAAGCATATCTTCCAGCACTTTGTGGATGCGGCGGCAGCAGATGCAGGATCAGACGCCAAGACACTGGTGGCGGATTTCATCGCCGGAAAAACCACGTTCCAGGATCATCCGGTGCTGAACGATAACTTCTTCAGCTTCATTGACACTACCGTCAAATACGGAACCGACAAACCGCTGGAGCGCGACAGCAATGCAGAGGTCAGTGACTTTGCGCTTGGCAAAACCGCATTTATGACGGGCAAAGGCGCATGGGATGAAGAAGCGATCAAAAAGATCACTCCCGACTTTGACCTGGGCATCATGGGCTACCCTGTCAGCGAGAAGGCCGAGCAGTCGCAGATTATTACCGGTGCCGACCAGGCGCTCCGGATCAACAAGGATTCCGCCGTGGCTGCGGAAACGATTGAATTCTTCAACTGGCTCTATACCTCCGAGTACGGCAAGAACTGGTTCTCTGCGGTAGCGAAGGTCATTCCTCCGATCAAGGATGCCCCGATGCCTGACCTGCAGATGCCGAAGGAAATGGAGGAGCTGCTGAAGACGGAGAAATCTGGCGATCTGTCCGTTAACTATTCGCTGGATACGTTCCACCAGAAGTTTGGTGAGCTGATGCAGGCTTACATCGGCGGCAGCAAAACCAAGGCACAGGCCATCGATGAGATTCAAAAGGCCTGGATTCAGTTCGGATCGGCTACACAATAA
- a CDS encoding helix-turn-helix domain-containing protein yields the protein MQEDTKEEGVEPMKSNKLYDEQRIKVAQEAMNGIKLSYLARKYSVSPSTITNWVKFYKERFGEEAPLSVHEQIEDAKRVQDLETKMDTAIKLLGEKDLEIELLRELLKKANPAYRTKSN from the coding sequence ATGCAAGAGGACACTAAAGAAGAGGGAGTGGAGCCGATGAAAAGCAACAAGTTATACGACGAACAGAGGATCAAAGTTGCCCAAGAAGCGATGAATGGAATCAAACTCTCTTACCTGGCCCGAAAGTATTCCGTCTCCCCCAGCACGATTACGAATTGGGTGAAGTTCTACAAGGAACGTTTTGGGGAAGAAGCCCCCTTGTCCGTCCATGAACAGATTGAAGACGCCAAACGCGTACAAGACCTGGAGACGAAGATGGATACCGCCATTAAGCTACTGGGCGAAAAGGATCTGGAGATCGAACTGCTGCGTGAACTCTTAAAAAAAGCCAACCCCGCTTACAGGACCAAATCGAACTAG
- a CDS encoding glycoside hydrolase family 36 protein — MNNGKQEKVQWIEIAENGLYLVIEVTGEQDVRLLHFAAQPLVAAHIADKNKPGFRLLELQLSGEDRDEYHGRTHRASYPGLRMRYTGHSDGRNTLGRKLEVALSDPLTGITAVQHFQFYSGVQLVRCWTELRNEGETAVAVEYISSFALTGVDKEGSADRSSKIEVTLAHSGWQSELQWKTYSLPELGMSHLSDRGSKRIACSNTGSWSAAELLPMAVLSNKEQGTSLFWQIEHNGSWHWELTDQYDQLTLLASGPTEHDNHWWLKLAPGAVFTAVPVAVGAVEGGFQQAAEQLTAYRRLIRRPNEDNELLRIIFNDYMNCLWGKPTTEKLLPLIDAAAEVGCEYFCIDAGWYAPGDWWDGVGEWEPSLERFPEGIKYVLDIIRVKGMIPGLWLELEVMGINSPKLAETDDSWFFMRHGVRVKDRSRYQLDFRNPQVIRHANGVIQRLVEEYGVGYIKMDYNINAGIGTETAADSFGDGLLQHNRAYLAWLDSIFARYPDLVIENCSSGGMRMDYAMLSRHSIQSTSDQEDYVKYAAIAAASPAALTPEQSAVWSYPLREGDDEEVIFNMVNALLLRVHQSGHLAELSPQRRALVKEALDVYRRIRGDIPKAMPFWPLGLPGSGDEWVSFGLRRGKKRYVAVWRAAGEAAGLRLPLPELQGQMPTVSCAYPQAHDSEWSWSQDEGVLTVSLPPGRVARMFELQL, encoded by the coding sequence ATGAATAATGGGAAGCAGGAAAAGGTACAATGGATCGAAATTGCCGAGAATGGGCTGTATCTGGTTATAGAGGTGACCGGAGAGCAGGATGTGCGCTTGCTGCATTTCGCTGCGCAGCCACTGGTCGCAGCGCACATTGCGGACAAAAACAAGCCGGGGTTCCGGCTGCTGGAGCTGCAGCTGTCCGGGGAGGACCGCGACGAATACCACGGCCGCACGCACCGGGCGTCCTACCCGGGGCTGCGAATGAGATACACCGGGCACAGCGACGGAAGGAACACGCTCGGCCGCAAGCTGGAGGTGGCGCTGAGTGATCCGCTCACCGGGATCACGGCTGTGCAGCATTTCCAGTTCTACAGCGGCGTACAGCTGGTCCGCTGCTGGACGGAGCTGCGCAATGAAGGGGAGACTGCGGTAGCGGTGGAGTATATTTCCTCCTTTGCCCTGACCGGTGTAGACAAGGAGGGCAGCGCTGACCGCAGCAGCAAGATTGAGGTGACCTTGGCCCACAGCGGCTGGCAGAGCGAGCTGCAGTGGAAGACGTACAGCCTGCCGGAGCTGGGCATGTCCCATCTGTCGGACCGCGGGTCCAAACGGATTGCCTGCAGCAATACCGGCTCCTGGTCGGCGGCAGAGCTGCTGCCGATGGCAGTGCTCAGCAACAAGGAGCAGGGGACAAGCCTGTTCTGGCAGATCGAGCATAACGGCTCCTGGCACTGGGAGCTGACGGACCAGTATGACCAGCTGACGCTGCTGGCCAGCGGCCCCACCGAGCATGACAACCATTGGTGGCTGAAGCTGGCCCCCGGCGCTGTGTTCACAGCCGTGCCGGTAGCTGTCGGAGCGGTGGAAGGAGGCTTCCAGCAGGCGGCGGAACAGCTGACCGCCTACCGCCGGCTCATCCGCAGGCCGAATGAGGACAACGAGCTGCTGCGGATTATTTTCAACGACTACATGAACTGCCTGTGGGGCAAGCCGACTACGGAGAAGCTGCTGCCGCTGATTGATGCCGCCGCTGAGGTGGGCTGTGAGTATTTCTGCATTGATGCGGGCTGGTATGCGCCGGGAGACTGGTGGGACGGTGTAGGAGAATGGGAGCCGTCGTTGGAGCGATTCCCGGAAGGCATCAAATATGTGCTGGATATCATCCGCGTCAAGGGAATGATTCCGGGACTGTGGCTGGAGCTGGAGGTGATGGGCATCAACAGTCCCAAGCTGGCGGAGACGGATGACAGCTGGTTCTTCATGCGCCATGGCGTCCGGGTCAAGGACCGCAGCCGCTACCAGCTGGACTTCCGCAATCCGCAAGTCATCCGGCATGCCAACGGTGTAATCCAGCGGCTGGTGGAGGAGTATGGTGTCGGATATATTAAGATGGATTATAACATCAACGCCGGAATCGGCACGGAAACCGCTGCGGACAGCTTCGGCGACGGGCTGCTGCAGCATAACCGCGCCTACTTGGCCTGGCTGGACAGCATCTTCGCCCGTTATCCCGACTTAGTGATCGAGAACTGCTCCAGCGGTGGCATGCGGATGGATTATGCCATGCTCAGCCGCCACAGCATCCAGTCCACCAGCGATCAGGAGGACTATGTGAAGTATGCGGCGATTGCAGCGGCATCACCTGCTGCGCTGACGCCGGAGCAGTCAGCGGTGTGGTCCTACCCGCTGCGTGAAGGAGATGACGAGGAGGTCATCTTCAACATGGTCAATGCCCTGCTGCTGCGCGTGCATCAGAGCGGGCATCTGGCCGAGCTGAGCCCGCAGCGCCGGGCCCTGGTCAAGGAAGCCTTGGACGTCTACCGCCGCATTCGCGGCGACATTCCCAAGGCGATGCCGTTCTGGCCGCTGGGCCTGCCGGGCAGCGGCGACGAATGGGTCAGCTTCGGCCTGCGCCGCGGCAAGAAGCGCTACGTAGCCGTCTGGCGCGCGGCAGGCGAAGCGGCGGGCCTCCGGCTGCCGCTGCCGGAGCTGCAGGGGCAGATGCCGACCGTCAGCTGTGCGTATCCGCAGGCGCATGACTCGGAATGGTCATGGAGCCAGGATGAAGGCGTGCTGACGGTGTCGCTGCCTCCGGGCCGGGTGGCCAGGATGTTTGAACTGCAGCTTTAG
- a CDS encoding AbrB/MazE/SpoVT family DNA-binding domain-containing protein: MMKATGIVRKVDELGRIVIPIELRRTMGIDIKDPLEIFVDGEKIILRKYEPTCIFSGSAENLISFKGKMVSKDVLDELISSFDQI, encoded by the coding sequence ATGATGAAAGCAACAGGTATTGTAAGAAAAGTGGATGAACTGGGACGTATCGTAATTCCGATTGAGCTGCGCAGAACGATGGGAATTGACATAAAAGACCCGCTCGAGATTTTTGTGGATGGAGAGAAGATCATTCTCAGAAAATATGAACCTACCTGTATCTTCTCCGGAAGCGCAGAGAACCTGATCAGCTTCAAAGGCAAAATGGTCAGCAAGGATGTCCTGGATGAGCTGATTTCCAGCTTCGACCAGATATAA
- a CDS encoding HAD family hydrolase: MNHGIGYVAPGNTSELKKPQAIIFDMDGTLFQTESLLLPAYHKMFDVLREEKLYEGPTPPEERILGSLGMLLADIWKNVMPEADEAVHRRADELLLKLEVEGLEAGGTLLYPQVVETLSALKERGVKLFVASNGLEDYIHSIVVVHELKELFEGLYSAGGQGTATKTELVRLLLDNHGISNAWMVGDRSSDVEAGKGNAQTVIGCAYAGFGRQDELKGSDRIITAFDQLIELYDNAE; this comes from the coding sequence ATGAATCATGGGATAGGATACGTTGCACCTGGCAATACTTCAGAGCTTAAGAAGCCGCAGGCTATTATTTTTGATATGGATGGAACGCTGTTCCAGACCGAAAGCCTGCTGTTGCCTGCTTATCACAAAATGTTCGATGTACTGCGCGAGGAGAAGCTCTATGAAGGGCCAACGCCGCCGGAAGAACGGATTCTGGGCAGTCTCGGAATGCTGCTGGCGGACATCTGGAAGAATGTGATGCCTGAGGCAGATGAAGCGGTACACCGCCGGGCGGACGAGCTGCTGCTGAAGCTGGAGGTAGAAGGGCTGGAAGCAGGCGGTACGCTGCTGTATCCGCAGGTTGTCGAGACGCTGAGCGCACTGAAGGAACGCGGGGTGAAATTGTTCGTAGCCAGCAATGGGTTGGAGGATTATATCCACAGCATTGTGGTAGTACATGAGCTGAAGGAGCTGTTCGAGGGATTGTACAGTGCCGGAGGCCAGGGCACAGCAACCAAAACAGAACTGGTGCGGCTGCTGCTGGATAACCACGGCATCTCCAATGCCTGGATGGTCGGCGACCGCTCCTCTGACGTAGAGGCAGGCAAAGGGAACGCCCAGACGGTGATCGGCTGCGCCTATGCCGGCTTCGGCCGCCAGGATGAGCTGAAGGGTTCAGACCGGATCATTACCGCTTTTGATCAGCTGATTGAGTTGTATGACAACGCGGAGTAA
- a CDS encoding M56 family metallopeptidase, with protein MALVLSLVIASFVGTIIWILQNSIKPVTQKVFSQTWHYYTGLISVFFLLGGSEIIIRLIPLIRSVLPHTGTSLESGTIAEPYVHGTSMEPTATSSSFMKQQFDYLLRLDNIKEVIVFSTIIWAVGTTIFLVVNINKYRAFKRSLLQESRICDTLQCPAKVIVSANATTPMVMGLWKPIVVLPDTKLGEKELSMILSHELVHLKRGDLLVKLLVLIVNSVHWFNPAAYALSKQINTLCELSCDEKVVQEMDTENRRLYGETSESLLKYLALKSGGIKQQGQQRSICLRIGNEYNSLNFKRV; from the coding sequence ATGGCCTTAGTCTTGTCCCTTGTCATTGCGTCATTCGTAGGAACGATCATTTGGATTTTGCAAAACAGTATAAAGCCTGTCACGCAAAAAGTGTTTTCTCAGACATGGCATTATTATACTGGCTTGATTTCTGTATTTTTTCTTCTTGGCGGTTCAGAGATTATAATCAGGCTTATCCCTTTGATACGTTCTGTCTTGCCTCACACAGGCACAAGTCTGGAATCAGGAACGATTGCGGAACCATATGTACACGGCACTTCAATGGAGCCAACGGCAACAAGCAGCTCATTTATGAAACAACAGTTTGACTATCTGTTACGGCTTGATAACATAAAGGAAGTTATTGTGTTTTCAACTATAATTTGGGCTGTTGGAACCACTATCTTTCTTGTTGTAAATATCAATAAGTATCGGGCATTTAAACGTTCGCTCTTACAAGAAAGCCGGATATGTGATACGTTGCAATGCCCTGCAAAGGTTATTGTAAGTGCTAATGCAACAACGCCAATGGTTATGGGTTTGTGGAAACCAATAGTTGTACTGCCGGATACGAAGCTTGGGGAAAAAGAGCTTTCCATGATCCTATCCCACGAGCTCGTTCATTTAAAGCGCGGTGATCTGCTTGTGAAGCTTCTGGTACTTATTGTGAATTCGGTTCACTGGTTTAATCCGGCAGCTTATGCGCTCAGTAAACAGATAAATACGCTTTGTGAACTGTCTTGTGATGAAAAAGTCGTTCAGGAAATGGATACGGAAAACCGAAGATTGTACGGTGAAACGTCAGAGAGCTTGCTGAAGTACTTGGCGTTAAAGTCGGGTGGGATAAAACAACAAGGACAGCAACGTTCAATATGCCTTAGGATTGGAAACGAATACAACAGCCTCAACTTCAAGCGAGTGTAA
- a CDS encoding ferredoxin: MNNYASVNQDDCISCGACNSAAPDIFDLDNSGIAGVIYEGDSNRGVTAIAADLQEELQEAYDNCPTQCIQLAAAPFA, encoded by the coding sequence ATGAATAACTATGCCAGTGTTAACCAGGACGACTGCATCTCATGCGGCGCCTGCAACTCCGCAGCACCCGACATTTTCGATCTGGACAACAGCGGGATTGCCGGAGTCATTTATGAAGGGGACAGCAACCGTGGTGTCACCGCCATTGCGGCAGACCTGCAGGAGGAGTTGCAGGAAGCCTACGACAATTGCCCTACCCAGTGTATCCAGCTCGCTGCAGCACCTTTCGCCTAA
- a CDS encoding YheC/YheD family protein, whose product MFTPADVHPSKEQIHALIYDPKSGKWSRKWRSFPHMIYDRCRIQRSSRFQQLLRFRERYKDLVFLNRPLRNKWTIHQTFSQKTRFRQHMPETLLYHSSVDLQRMLKAYPVIYIKPINGTGGRGILRIERLRVGKGGYDIQGRRQDRRIIAPRKVSQARLEGIVRQWCIGGRFLVQQGIPLRLPGGRFHDYRMLVQKNGHGVWEFTGMAGRVGAARSVTSNLHGGGHAVRAEILLKKWLGSAEKSDRVIKNAEKLGLEAAAYLEDSFSALCELALDLAIDREGRIYVLEVNPKPAREVFARAGDGGTYHKALIRPLEYALWMYNNKNTPSSAKTTEE is encoded by the coding sequence GTGTTCACCCCAGCTGATGTCCATCCTAGCAAAGAGCAGATCCATGCGCTGATATATGATCCGAAGAGCGGCAAATGGTCGCGCAAGTGGCGCTCCTTCCCGCATATGATCTATGACCGCTGCCGCATCCAGCGCAGCTCGCGTTTCCAGCAACTGCTGCGGTTCCGCGAGCGCTACAAGGATCTGGTGTTTCTGAACCGGCCGCTGCGCAACAAATGGACGATACACCAGACCTTCTCGCAGAAGACCCGTTTCCGCCAGCATATGCCGGAGACGCTGCTCTACCATTCCTCTGTCGATCTGCAGCGGATGCTGAAGGCCTATCCTGTGATCTATATCAAGCCGATCAACGGCACCGGCGGACGCGGCATTCTGCGGATTGAACGGCTGCGAGTGGGCAAGGGCGGCTATGACATCCAGGGCCGCCGTCAGGACCGCCGGATCATCGCGCCGCGCAAGGTGTCGCAGGCCCGGCTGGAGGGCATAGTGCGGCAGTGGTGCATCGGCGGACGTTTCCTGGTCCAGCAGGGCATCCCGCTGCGACTGCCGGGCGGGCGGTTCCACGACTACCGCATGCTGGTGCAGAAGAACGGCCACGGAGTATGGGAATTCACCGGAATGGCAGGACGGGTCGGCGCTGCCCGCAGCGTTACCTCCAATCTGCATGGCGGCGGCCATGCCGTTCGGGCCGAGATTCTGCTGAAGAAATGGCTGGGCAGCGCCGAGAAGTCGGACCGGGTCATCAAGAACGCCGAGAAGCTGGGGCTGGAGGCCGCTGCTTATCTGGAGGACAGCTTCAGCGCCTTATGCGAGCTGGCGCTTGACCTTGCGATCGACCGCGAGGGACGGATCTACGTGCTGGAGGTAAACCCCAAGCCAGCCCGCGAGGTCTTCGCCCGCGCCGGCGATGGCGGCACCTACCACAAAGCGTTGATCCGACCGCTGGAATATGCGCTGTGGATGTACAACAACAAGAACACACCGAGCTCTGCCAAAACGACCGAGGAATAA